The Chloroflexota bacterium genomic sequence GTAGCGTTGGGCGAAATACTCCCACAGCCACACGAAGCCTGCCTGAGCTTCGGCATCCAGCCATAAATTATGCCGTTCGAGATCGTTCCCATTGATACAATAGCCAGGCGCTCGATGCAAATTTAGGCTGACATGCAGGCCATATTCACGACATGCTGCGATATAACGGTCAATATACCCGATGATCGTCTCATCGGGATTGGTATAGTGCCAATCGCGAGTCCAAAACCAATAATTGGTTGGAATCCGAATGAAATTAAAGCCCTGTTTGGCGATCCAGGTTAAGGCTTTATGGTCTGGCTCGGCTGGCAACTTGCCTGGAACATAATGATACATCCATTGTAAATTGAAGCCATAATGTGGCATGAAACCATCCTTCGGGCTATTTTTTGCCAATAAAAAGCCACATAGGCCGCTGAGCGCCACTATCACGCACGCCACTGATTGATAATTGTGCAACTGATAGCGACGACCCAACACCTACATGGCCAATGCTTGCCCCGCAATAAGGTTTATTGCTTGACTAATTTCAAGGCTAAATCGTAGTTGAAGCTTGGCACCGCAATGCTGGCTGCGTCGGCTTCAAGGGTTACCGTCGTTGGTTGCGACCATGCGCCAGTTTGCGGGTCGTACCACGTTGCTTGGTAGCTGCCGGCCTCAAGCCCATTCAACTTAAGCGTCAAATCGGCGTAGGTTGGTGGTACATATTCCCATGTATCGTTAAATTCACGCTTTTTGAGCGCTTCTTCATAGGCTTTGGTTAATGCTTCAGGCTCGTATTCGTTGCTGCGCACCCAGACTAAAGCCTGCGATTGCGTTTGTAAGGCCAAGGCCCGCGCTTTCAACGGTGAAACTTGGGCCACAACTGGGCTGTAGATCGTGAGATCTTGGTCTTTGAAAAATTCGGCCAACTTGCTGTATTCGCTCCACAAGTTGTCGGGATCGACCAAAGTATCCCACCACCAATACATGCCGCTGCCAGCAAAGCCACTGAATGGCGCAGCCCACAAGCCTTGATGAAACTGCCAAACATCCCGATTGATTACCTCGTCGCGCCCAGTGCCAGCATAGCCAAGTTCACTGACCAAGGCTGGTTTTTGTGGTGCTGCCGCGTTCAACTCACGGATTACCAAGGGGAAGGCTTGGCCTAAATCGCGGCCTGTGTAATCGTGGTGTTGGGTGAAGTTGATCTCTGGTTGTACCCACATCGAGGTACTGGTATTGCTGGCATAGCTGGTTGAAACCAAATGTTGATAGGGATCAAACTGGGCCAAATGACGGGTCATTTCGCTGATCCATGGCTGCATCAAAGCATCATTGATTGGTGTCCAATTGGCTTCGTTCCACCATTCCCAAGCGAATAGGCTGGGTGAATGTGCCCAACGAGCCGCGATGTAACGCACTCGATGCTTGAACACTTCGCGCGATTGAATATCGGTGGCAAACAAGCGCGGCTCGGCAATTGGCCCGCCATTCGCAGCGTTATACGGATTACTGGCCCACTCTGAATCAGTGGTGGTGCTAAATGCGCCATGGTTGATCAGCGTTAACATAATTGTGATGTTGCGCTGTTCGGCCAATTTGAAAATTTGGTCAAGCATCCACGCTTGTTGCATGCGTTTGGAATAATCGCCTAAGCCGGTATCTTGCCATTCGATGCCAAACGACCATGAGGCCATCCAAATTCGCGCAATATTGCCACCGTTTTTGCTTAATTGATCAAACCAGTGTTCATATTCGCGCAAAATGCCCGTGCCTTGTTGGGTTGACCAGCCCAAATTGAGGCCGATTGGCATAAAGAAGGTGCCATCTTGGCGGGCGAAATAGCGCGGATTGCTGGTGTTGATCCGTACAAAGCCTGGCGATTGCTTATTCGCTGAAACTTCAATCGTAATCACGTCGCTGCTCAGCGCTGGCTTGGCTAGCTCGGCCTTTACTTGCCATGCCCCTGGTTCGCTCGGCGTAAAGCGTACCCGCCATTCAGGGTTGCCTTTGGGTTGCAGCGAAAGTTGATCAAAATCTTGATACCAAAAGGCTGGCACGCGATAAATTTGGCCGGTTGCCGAGATAAAACTCACCATTAGATCGATTTGATTTGGATCGTAAGGATTGGCAACTTTGATATTGGTATCGATCGCCAACTCAATTGTGCCAAAAACCGCAGCATTGCCGGTTAAGGTACGTAAGCCGAGCGTTTGGTTGCCGCCCGATTCGTCAGCTTGGGTGCAGGCTGCAATCAACAGCAGCAGAACCATCCATAGGTGCAAACGATAGAGCCATCGACGCATAATTCCCCCTGTACAACTTCAAATCCCGAAGCGGCGCAATTACTGCCCTATGGTTGTAAATTGCGATTCATGATCTCCGCTGCTTGATCTAAAGCATCTTGGGGATCAGCGTTGTTGTAGACGACTTCTTGCAATAATTTTTGGACATCGGTGGTGCTTTCTTCCCAGCCAACGCACTTGGGCGGACCTGCCGATTGCTCCAACAAGCCACGGAAGCCAGCTTCGATATGGGTTGGCATTTTGGCGGCGCTCAGCAAGGGCAAACTTGGCGGCACATAATAGTTACTGGCACTTTGGGCATAGGTCGATTGAGCGGCGACCGCTTCTTCGGTATACAAAAAGCGAATAAATTCGGCAGCCAAATCTTTGTTCTGCGAGGCTTCCATTACGCCGATGACCCGCCCGCCAAGGAACGAGACACTTTGGCCTTTGGGGCTTTTGGGCAGTGGAGCTAAATCCCATTTGCCCGCCAACTCAGGCCGATTAAATTCAATGCTGGCAACGCTCCATGTTCCGGCATAGCTCACCAGATAATCGCCACTTTCGAGGCCACCTTCAATATCGAGGGCGGTATCGGTGGGAATTTGATATTTGGTGTAGAGATCGCGGAAGTAGGTCAATGCTTGTAAGCCAGCCGCCGAATTAATTGTGGCTTTGGAGCAATCGTCGTTATACAAACTGCCACCAGCTGAATATAAAAAGGTAAAGTAGCTGATCCAGCCAGCGTTATCCCAGCCAATCGCAAAGCCTTTTTTATTGATCGTGCGAGCTTTTTCTAGCACTTTGGTCAGTTCAGTCCAGTTTTGGGGAGCTTGCTGCATACCGACTAAATCGCGTAGCAGATCGGTGCGATAGAACATTCCCATCAACGCCACATCGAGTTGCAATGCATAGACCTCGCCTGTATCCAAAATCAACGAATCTTGGAGTTGCGGCAACATCTTTTGCTTAACATCGCTTACCACATCAGGATAGGCCTTTTGCAGATCGATCATCCCGCCCAATTTGCCAAACTCGATGCCCCACGACATGCCGCCAGCCATCAGATCTGGCCCGCGATCGGCGGCGATGGCCTCAAGAATTTGGGTATGGGCATCGCTCCAAGGCAAGGCTTGAACTTTGATCAAGACCCCAGGATTTTTCTGCACAAAAACATCTGCTGCTGCTTGAATTGAAAGTGCCTCGACCTCTGAGCCAGTTGACCAAATAACCAAGGCCTTATCTGCCGAGTTGGCGAGGGCTGGTACGGCGGTTGGCGGCGTGTCGGTGGGTAAGCTGGTTGGGTTGATTTGGGTTGGTGGCGTGGCTGCTTGACCGCAAGCTGCCAAAATCAGCAGAACGATCAAACTGAATCCGAGGCTCCGAACTGTGCGGGGTGGCTGAGATGGCTTACGGTGCATAACGCTGACCTCCCTTGGCCTATACATGCATCGATGCAGGTTGTTTGGGTATTGGCAGGTTGTGCATCGATAACCCTTCCCAAACATAATTAAGTATATATGTTAGTGCAAGTCTAGCGCTATCCCTTGGGCCAGCATCAATCTTCCTATTACGAGGTAGGTACGTTAGGTGAACAACCTACCTCGTTTGGAACGCCGCCCTAGACCGAATGGCCTAGTACTAGAACATTCTAGATCTCTGAATTGGCTTTAAGGAAGCTCAGCACTTCATCAACTTGGGCAAAAGCAATACCGGTAACAGTATCAGCACAGCCATAATAAATGGCAATTCGGCCTGTGGCAGCGTCGGTCAAGGCCGCACATGGGAAGGCCACATTCGGCACATCGCCAACACATTCATACAAGGTTTGGGGCGCAAGCAGATATGGCGCGGTGCGATAAATCACTTTCCAAGGCTGCTCCAAATCGAGCAAGGCGGCCCCAAAGCTATAGACAAAGCCATTGCACGAAGTCAACACGCCGTGATAGAACAACAACCAACCTTCGGTGGTTTCGATCGGGGTTGGGCCTGCGCCGATTTTGGTGCTTTGCCAGCCGCCTTTCGTGCCCATTACAAAGCGATGTTTGCCCCAGTGTTCCATATCGGGGCTTTCGCTGTAGTAAATATCGCCAAATGGCGTGTGGCCATTATCGCTGGGGCGGCTGACCATGGCATATTTGCCATTGATTCGGCGTGGGAAGAGCACCCCATTGCGATTAAACGGTAAGAAGGCATTTTCTAACTGATGGAAGGTTTCAAAATCGTAGGTATAAGCCACACCGATAGTTGGGCCGTGATAGCCATTACACCAGGTGACATAATAGCGATCTTCGATCCAACAGACCCGCGGATCATAACGATATTCAAAGGCCGTAACTTCGGGATCGCCCGAAAATTCCAATGGCTTGGGATCGATCTCCCAATTGACGGCATCTTTGCTAAAGCCACGGTGAATGTTCATCACGCGGCGTTTATCATCGCAGCGAAACACGCCAGCAAAGCCATCTTTGAAGGGCACAACAGCGCTGTTGAAGATACTATTTGAGGTGGGAATGGCATCACGCGGAATCACAGGATTGCCGCTGTAGCGCCAAACAACATCTGAATTGCCGACCGGACGTTCTTCCCATGGAATTGAGGGGAGCGCACTTCCAAGGATGGTGGTGGATTGAAGCGTCGCTGCTTCCATAGCTGATACTCCTACAAGGCAACCTACTTTGGTGGTTGCAAACGTTGAACTGATTGGCGTTCAAGCAACCTTGGCCGCAGCGAGACTGTCGCCGGAGCCTGGTCTGGATATTCGGCTCGATTGGCTAACAATTGCACCGCAAAGCGCCCCATGCTGACTTTATCGACATGCATTGTGGTAAGCGCTGGCGCAACATGCTGAGCCAGATCAATATTATCGAAACCAATAATTGATAAATCTTGGGGAATTTGGCGATGCAACGCCCTGGCAGCTTGGGTTGCGCCAATTGCCATAATATCGTTGGCACAAAACAGCGCGGTGATCTGCGGATGGCGCTGCAACAGAATGCTCGATGTATCGCTGCCTTCATGCATTGTGAGCAAGCAATCGCCAAAATACTGATCATGGATGCCATGATCGGTTAAGGCTTGAATATAGCCTTTGCGCCGTTCGGCAATGCTAGGGTAGGCCTCTTTGGTTGTCCCAATCAGGCCAATATGACGATGCCCATAGCTAATCAGATAGCTGACCGCTTCATAGGCCGCGCGGAAGTTATCTGAAACCACTGAATCGTAGACATGTTCGTGTGAGTAGCCATCGACCAAAACCGCCGGAATGCCCTCACGTTGCAAGAGCTTGGTGATAGTTGCATCGGCGAATGCGCCAACCAACAACACCCCATCAAGGTGATCTTCCGAGAGCAAACGGGGCATCTCTTGAGGATGATTATCCATATCAACTGGCACAGTGGCATACATCAAGTTAATATGCATTTTGCGACAGGCGGCCTCGATACCTGCGACAATCGGGGCATAAAATGGGTTGGTCAGTGGGCTATCGTCGCCAATTGAGGCCTTAACAATTACGCCTGCGTTGTGCAACGATTGCGAAACCAACTTCTCATGATTCAAGCGCTTGCGATAACCAAGATCACGGGCAATATCCAACACGCGGCGGCGTGTCTCGTCGTTAATCCCAGGCTTGTCGCGTAATACTAATGAAACTGTGGCCAACGAGACACCGCTTTGCCGCGCAATGTCTTCCATCGTGATCCGCTGTGTCATACATGTTCTCCTAGTCACCTTTGAATAGGCTCTCATGATGCCATAAAATAACGCTTTGGTTATCAAGCAACTTTATTGAAAAATTTAGAATAGTTTCAGCAACTCAATGTAGGTCATGGAGCCGCTTAGATTGCTAGCTGTTTCGGCCATAACCCAACTGCTACTGTAAAATTCTGTAAAGTTTATCTAAAAATTTTAGTAGAATTTCACTAAATATAGCGTATTGCAACCTAAATGTCAAGCTTAAATTTTAGCAATTAGATCGAATCTTTGCATGGAGTTTTAGGCTGGTTTAAGCGGTTGATTTTAGGGCTTTACGCATGACTAAGGCGTAAGCAGGTTGTTTAATTCCCGCTTACGCCTCTGTTATGTTGATGCTTAGTTTAGGAGAATACAGTTATGCCCAAAACTGCGTTTAGGCAACTTTGGCATTTAGTGGAACCGGAACCATGACCGTGCCTTGGGCAAAGTTGCGAATCAATGCCCGCGCCTCTTCTGGTGGCAACGCTTTGGAATACCACCAGCCTTGGCCAAAATCGCAGCCCATTTCGATCAACATCTGCGCGGTTTGGGCATCTTCTACGCCCTCGGCGACCACGGCACAACCCAACGAGCGTGCCATCAAGCTAATTAACTGGGCGATTGAGTGCTTACTGGCTCCGCTCTCAGGCTGAATAAACGTCCGATCGATCTTCAAAACATCAATTGGGGCACTATGCAACAAACTCAGTGAGGCATAGCCAGTGCCAAAATCGTCGATATGCACTTGGACGCCCAAATCATGCAATTCGTGCATCACTTCGACCGCACGATTACTTTGCATCATCAC encodes the following:
- a CDS encoding DUF5060 domain-containing protein gives rise to the protein MRRWLYRLHLWMVLLLLIAACTQADESGGNQTLGLRTLTGNAAVFGTIELAIDTNIKVANPYDPNQIDLMVSFISATGQIYRVPAFWYQDFDQLSLQPKGNPEWRVRFTPSEPGAWQVKAELAKPALSSDVITIEVSANKQSPGFVRINTSNPRYFARQDGTFFMPIGLNLGWSTQQGTGILREYEHWFDQLSKNGGNIARIWMASWSFGIEWQDTGLGDYSKRMQQAWMLDQIFKLAEQRNITIMLTLINHGAFSTTTDSEWASNPYNAANGGPIAEPRLFATDIQSREVFKHRVRYIAARWAHSPSLFAWEWWNEANWTPINDALMQPWISEMTRHLAQFDPYQHLVSTSYASNTSTSMWVQPEINFTQHHDYTGRDLGQAFPLVIRELNAAAPQKPALVSELGYAGTGRDEVINRDVWQFHQGLWAAPFSGFAGSGMYWWWDTLVDPDNLWSEYSKLAEFFKDQDLTIYSPVVAQVSPLKARALALQTQSQALVWVRSNEYEPEALTKAYEEALKKREFNDTWEYVPPTYADLTLKLNGLEAGSYQATWYDPQTGAWSQPTTVTLEADAASIAVPSFNYDLALKLVKQ
- a CDS encoding sugar ABC transporter substrate-binding protein, which encodes MHRKPSQPPRTVRSLGFSLIVLLILAACGQAATPPTQINPTSLPTDTPPTAVPALANSADKALVIWSTGSEVEALSIQAAADVFVQKNPGVLIKVQALPWSDAHTQILEAIAADRGPDLMAGGMSWGIEFGKLGGMIDLQKAYPDVVSDVKQKMLPQLQDSLILDTGEVYALQLDVALMGMFYRTDLLRDLVGMQQAPQNWTELTKVLEKARTINKKGFAIGWDNAGWISYFTFLYSAGGSLYNDDCSKATINSAAGLQALTYFRDLYTKYQIPTDTALDIEGGLESGDYLVSYAGTWSVASIEFNRPELAGKWDLAPLPKSPKGQSVSFLGGRVIGVMEASQNKDLAAEFIRFLYTEEAVAAQSTYAQSASNYYVPPSLPLLSAAKMPTHIEAGFRGLLEQSAGPPKCVGWEESTTDVQKLLQEVVYNNADPQDALDQAAEIMNRNLQP
- a CDS encoding glycoside hydrolase family 130 protein — encoded protein: MEAATLQSTTILGSALPSIPWEERPVGNSDVVWRYSGNPVIPRDAIPTSNSIFNSAVVPFKDGFAGVFRCDDKRRVMNIHRGFSKDAVNWEIDPKPLEFSGDPEVTAFEYRYDPRVCWIEDRYYVTWCNGYHGPTIGVAYTYDFETFHQLENAFLPFNRNGVLFPRRINGKYAMVSRPSDNGHTPFGDIYYSESPDMEHWGKHRFVMGTKGGWQSTKIGAGPTPIETTEGWLLFYHGVLTSCNGFVYSFGAALLDLEQPWKVIYRTAPYLLAPQTLYECVGDVPNVAFPCAALTDAATGRIAIYYGCADTVTGIAFAQVDEVLSFLKANSEI
- a CDS encoding LacI family transcriptional regulator, yielding MTQRITMEDIARQSGVSLATVSLVLRDKPGINDETRRRVLDIARDLGYRKRLNHEKLVSQSLHNAGVIVKASIGDDSPLTNPFYAPIVAGIEAACRKMHINLMYATVPVDMDNHPQEMPRLLSEDHLDGVLLVGAFADATITKLLQREGIPAVLVDGYSHEHVYDSVVSDNFRAAYEAVSYLISYGHRHIGLIGTTKEAYPSIAERRKGYIQALTDHGIHDQYFGDCLLTMHEGSDTSSILLQRHPQITALFCANDIMAIGATQAARALHRQIPQDLSIIGFDNIDLAQHVAPALTTMHVDKVSMGRFAVQLLANRAEYPDQAPATVSLRPRLLERQSVQRLQPPK